The Larimichthys crocea isolate SSNF chromosome XI, L_crocea_2.0, whole genome shotgun sequence genome has a segment encoding these proteins:
- the ankef1a gene encoding ankyrin repeat and EF-hand domain-containing protein 1: MKGRVAEGRLQVLQIYRLLQCVHEGDKEQIEKMVKLGVENLINLTEPKDGTGVLHVAVSHSDQDLVSFLLSQGAHPDTQDKNGRTAAMLATEQGNVAILELLAKSNANLRLQDNESKGVLFYCIQPTKRHTHCLQLALKCQADSNNVSTQGTHVFQLMCEKAHEGTRKCLIMLAAGADPNATNQTGVTALMEAAKAGSLLLVKSILKKGGNPNALDQKRLTAVHYAAMGGFLEVIQVLSAYSADMGVISLEECTPLHYAAATGNANCCRFLSQRGCNPKLKNQEGLLPRQIAKDAGHKAAAKDLRKAERQQGKGKKSDGGTPTSDVWALNLHDWSNVYETELRQAFGNKSDIVTTEMFISVLQELKAPVEIDQLHTVISAHDKGKEGCVNINDFIKGVKYIKKPFLFSSYMPKKKKGEKGGKGGKKKKKGKYVLPMPICTLLPEHMPRRPDGGPPRFMIETYYNSSDIRRFDRDHPPEHPIMNDSGWYMEKPEKVYVNINYCVKSGDLESLDLAFSQGVPVDVQDQFYKTPLMVACSSGNYEVAQYLLSRGAEVDVCDQFLWTPLHHAAHAGQVEIIELLVEAGATVDARALGGGTPLMRAIESSRPSCVEALIKAGADVNAENKKELNCLDIARDFADSRTIDLVKDRMDSLPKPKETAKANGGKAQKSKPAKEKVVTTEGAVQAETSTATAGKTSSQKDSKSVILQNTRITTGKNNTVDITFVPKTVWGKPPTTSQLMSKIERRKELLSLELDFDDFMMRRLQPEHPEENTGAAKNDRLD, encoded by the exons ATGAAAGGCCGGGTTGCAGAGGGCCGCCTGCAGGTCCTTCAAATCTACCGCCTGCTGCAGTGCGTCCATGAAGGGGACAAGGAGCAGATAGAGAAGATGGTGAAGCTCGGGGTTGAGAACCTCATCAATCTCACCGAGCCAAAAGATGGCACAGGGGTGCTTCACGTCGCAGTCTCACACAGTGATCAGG ACCTGGTCAGCTTCCTTCTCTCACAGGGAGCGCACCCTGACACCCAGGACAAGAATGGTCGCACCGCGGCCATGTTAGCCACTGAGCAGGGCAATGTTGCCATACTGGAACTGCTGGCAAAGAGCAATGCTAACCTGAGGCTTCAAGACAATGAGAGCAAAG GTGTGCTGTTCTATTGCATCCAACCCACTAAGCGCCACACCCACTGCTTGCAACTAGCACTGAAGTGCCAGGCAGATTCCAACAACGTGTCAACACAGGGGACTCATGTCTTCCAGTTGATGTGTGAAAAAGCCCACGAGGGAACCCGAAAGTGTCTCATCATGCTGGCTGCAGGAGCAGACCCCAATGCAACAAATCAG acCGGTGTCACAGCATTGATGGAGGCAGCCAAGGCCGGCTCCTTGCTGCTTGTTAAAAGCATTCTAAAGAAAGGGGGAAACCCCAACGCCCTGGACCAAAAACGCCTCACAGCAGTGCATTATGCTGCCATGGGGGGCTTTTTAGAG GTGATTCAGGTGCTGTCTGCATACTCAGCGGACATGGGCGTGATCAGCTTAGAGGAATGCACACCGCTACACTATGCTGCTGCCACGGGCAATGCTAACTGCTGCAGGTTCCTGTCACAGAGAG GTTGTAACCCCAAACTGAAGAACCAGGAGGGTTTGCTCCCACGTCAGATTGCCAAAGACGCTGGTCACAAAGCAGCAGCCAAGGACCTACGGAAAGCAGAACGGCAACaaggaaaaggcaaaaaatCTGATGGTGGCACTCCCACGTCAGATGTCTGGGCCTTGAATCTTCACGACTGGTCTAATGTCTATGAGACTGAATTGCGGCAAGCCTTTGGGAACAAATCCGACATAGTTACCACCGAGatgtttatttcagtgttaCAAGAACTCAAAGCTCCAGTCGAAATTGACCAGCTCCATACAGTCATCTCAGCCCATGACAAGGGGAAAGAGGGATGTGTCAACATTAATGATTTCATCAAAGGTGTAAAGTACATCAAGAAACcattcctcttctcttcttatatgcctaaaaagaaaaagggagaaaaagggggtaaaggagggaagaagaagaagaagggtaAATATGTCCTCCCCATGCCCATTTGCACACTCCTGCCTGAGCATATGCCCCGACGTCCGGATGGAGGGCCTCCCCGCTTCATGATTGAGACATACTACAACAGCTCAGATATCCGTCGATTCGACCGTGATCACCCGCCAGAACATCCCATAATGAATGACTCAGGGTGGTACATGGAAAAGCCTGAGAAGGTGTACGTCAATATCAACTATTGTGTGAAAAGTGGGGACCTGGAATCTCTGGACCTCGCTTTCAGTCAGGGGGTTCCTGTGGATGTTCAAGATCAGTTTTACAAGACCCCGCTGATGGTGGCCTGCTCCAGTGGCAACTACGAGGTGGCTCAGTACCTCCTGAGTCGGGG GGCGGAAGTGGATGTGTGTGATCAGTTCTTATGGACGCCCCTCCATCACGCGGCTCATGCTGGCCAAGTAGAAATTATTGAACTTCTGGTGGAGGCCGGGGCCACTGTAGATGCCCGGGCCCTCGGTGGAGGAACGCCCCTCATGAGGGCCATTGAGAGCTCTCGACCCTCCTGTGTGGAGGCCCTCATTAAGGCGGGTGCCGATGTCAATGCAGAGAACAAGAAAG AACTAAACTGCCTCGACATTGCCAGAGATTTTGCAGATTCCAGGACAATTGACTTGGTCAAAGACAGAATGGATTCTCTACCTAAACCAAAGGAGACAGCAAAGGCAAATGGGGGCAAAGCCCAAAAGTCTAAACCTGCTAAAGAAAAG GTAGTTACTACAGAAGGAGCAGTGCAGGCAGAGACATCGACTGCAACAGCAGGGAAGACTTCCTCTCAGAAGGATTCAAAGAGCGTCATCCTGCAAAACACCAGGATCACtacaggaaaaaacaacactgtggaTATCACCTTTGTGCCAAAAACG gTTTGGGGGAAGCCGCCCACCACCAGCCAGCTGATGTCAAAGATAGAGAGGCGGAAGGAGCTCTTATCCCTCGAGTTGGACTTTGATGACTTCATGATGCGACGGCTTCAGCCAGAACATCCAGAGGAAAACACTGGAGCTGCCAAAAACGACAGACTAGACTGA
- the emilin1a gene encoding EMILIN-1-A, with amino-acid sequence METVFYLLVFMLARVSWGLGYSESSIQTGQRAASRHRNWCAYVVTRTVSCVMEDGVETYIKPDYQRCTWGQCPRVAYRTYRRPRYKVAYKMVTEMEWKCCHGYSGEDCHNGPRVTTDTQVNGGRPHITQTGYNPGGGQKGEGGGDSEKIRQLEETIRSLTKDLHNMQTTIDGINQKLPGLNGAVVPADSAQPHMKETINTIQTKLDHLYNRTQVHDQTLLTINNHLVNGGNELDGGAKGPGGNQLNILKEEILTELERRVSLSCSSCQAGVEDLRRQQQEDRERIQALEKLISSMDQHLRQSLDISRTQTERFQTCCNTVTQVEKRLSDVEVRVTTTASKCDAIKGRLDKELPGTGGGKGRVTEDRLNGRLRELEKRVNNTVRKTEQRCTNTGNNMKDHVQRDVTQLRNMVLTHLDDHSFKIGKIELDVAVLEDTVTDHSRRLSQLENITTFLDRRLTSTTNMCNETCGPNGKGSKTDDTVKTLQWRVVSNEEEIQKFNTKLNDLSVSGDSLFDRVINLTDNIKKIMDVTGENGENFNRIVTEVETLGRDFEDCSICSSVEEDLRSLTNSTMTGLSKCQAELTDLRRKVDSGESVCSQVCSNLQEEVGRLREEVEECTGQCKININDLKERLDGHSVYNGRLEGDLKSIQGELAGVMVRFNSINNTLKGLGKTVQKYGNTLTDVTNTKDSIISEVNNLQKELTNHIDDSTIRFGSLGNEIQIIRSNYMTEVRECRRSSDGLDRRLSKLEGVCGRLDSFSESLVRIKEGLNRHVSGLWSCVNGLNVTVTSQGDLIDNIQNVQLENVHSNIHSLNSSLVDLVKEFHNFIEQDFMGPPGLPGPQGERGEHGPEGPVGPPGRVGLPGREGRQGPIGPPGLKGEQGLAGSDAHVPRLSFSAALTRPMRNSGTIVFNEVFVNENNVYNPRTGYFTAPVSGKYFFSGVLTGHKNMKIEAVLSKSNTGVARVDSAGYQPEGLEKPMAEAKHIPGALAVFNIILPMVVGDTVCIDLVAGNLAYSSEPLTIFSGMLLYETI; translated from the exons GAACTGGTGCGCATATGTGGTGACACGCACTGTTAGCTGTGTGATGGAGGATGGGGTGGAGACGTACATTAAACCAGACTATCAACGCTGTACCTGGGGCCAATGTCCTAGAGTTGC CTACCGGACATACAGAAGGCCAAGGTATAAGGTAGCTTACAAGATGGTGACAGAAATGGAGTGGAAGTGTTGCCATGGCTACTCTGGGGAAGACTGCCACAATGGGCCGAGGGTAACCACCGACACTCAGGTCAATGGAGGGCGACCCCACATCACGCAGACAGGCTACAACCCAGGCGGTGGACAGaaaggagaaggtggag GCGACAGTGAGAAGATCAGACAGCTGGAGGAAACGATCCGCAGTCTGACCAAAGACCTCCACAACATGCAGACCACCATTGACGGCATTAACCAGAAGCT GCCGGGGCTTAATGGGGCCGTTGTCCCTGCTGACTCAGCTCAACCACACATGAAGGAAACCATCAACACTATCCAGACCAAGCTGGACCATCTCTACAACAGGACACAG GTTCACGACCAGACTCTTCTCACCATCAACAACCATCTGGTGAACGGAGGCAATGAACTGGATGGAGGGGCCAAAGGACCTGGGGGTAACCAGCTGAACATTCTGAAGGAGGAGATACTTACGGAGCTGGAGAGAAGGGTGTCTTTATCCTGCTCTTCCTGCCAG GCTGGTGTGGAGGATCTGAGGCGCCAGCAGCAAGAGGACAGGGAGCGGATTCAAGCCCTAGAAAAGCTGATCAGCTCCATGGACCAACACCTGAGACAGAGCTTGGACATCTCCCGCACTCAGACTGAACGCTTCCAGACCTGCTGCAACACAGTCACCCAGGTGGAGAAGAGGTTGTCTGATGTAGAGGTCCGTGTCACGACCACAGCAAGCAAGTGCGACGCGATTAAAGGGCGCCTGGATAAGGAACTGCCTGGGACAGGTGGAGGAAAGGGAAGAGTGACAGAGGACAGGTTGAATGGCAGATTGAGAGAATTGGAGAAGAGGGTGAACAACACGGTTagaaagacagagcagaggtgTACTAACACTGGAAATAACATGAAGGACCACGTCCAGAGAGATGTCACACAGCTGCGCAACATGGTTCTCACTCACCTGGATGACCACAGCTTTAAAATCGGCAAGATAGAGCTGGACGTGGCTGTTCTGGAAGATACGGTCACTGACCACAGTCGCCGTTTAAGTCAGTTGGAAAACATCACAACCTTCTTGGACCGAAGGCTGACATCAACCACGAATATGTGCAATGAGACCTGTGGGCCTAACGGAAAAGGCAGCAAGACTGATGACACTGTGAAAACCTTACAGTGGAGAGTTGTATCGAACGAAGAGGAGATCCAGAAGTTTAATACCAAGTTAAATGATTTGTCGGTGTCAGGGGACTCGCTGTTTGACAGAGTGATAAATTTAACAGACAATATCAAAAAGATAATGGATGTGACAGGTGAGAACGGTGAGAATTTTAACCGGATTGTCACAGAGGTTGAAACGTTGGGCCGTGATTTTGAGGACTGTTCCATTTGCAGCAGTGTAGAGGAGGACTTGCGCTCACTCACCAACTCCACCATGACTGGCCTAAGCAAATGCCAGGCAGAACTAACAGATCTGCGGAGAAAGGTTGACTCAGGGGAATCTGTCTGCTCTCAGGTATGCTCCAACCTTCAGGAGGAGGTAGGACGGCTcagagaggaagtggaggagtgTACTGGGCAGTGTAAAATCAACATAAATGACCTGAAAGAACGCCTGGACGGTCATAGTGTCTATAATGGAAGATTAGAAGGAGATCTGAAGTCCATCCAAGGAGAGCTGGCTGGGGTCATGGTCAGGTTTAACTCTATCAACAACACTCTGAAGGGCCTGGGAAAGACCGTACAGAAGTATGGGAACACACTGACTGATGTGACCAACACCAAGGACAGCATCATCTCCGAG GTGAACAATTTGCAGAAGGAGCTGACAAACCATATTGATGACTCAACGATTCGATTTGGCAGTCTGGGCAATGAGATCCAAATAATAAGGAGCAACTATATGACAGAAGTCAGGGAGTGCCGGAGGTCAAGCGATGGCCTGGATCGAAGACTCTCAAAGCTGGAGGGAGTGTGTGGACGCTTGGACTCTTTTTCAGAAAGCCTGGTGAGGATCAAGGAGGGTCTGAACCGTCATGTGTCTGGGTTGTGGAGCTGCGTTAATGGACTCAATGTCACGGTAACGTCCCAAGGAGATCTTATTGACAATATCCAGAACGTCCAGCTGGAGAACGTCCACTCCAACATACACAGCCTGAACTCCTCCTTGGTGGACTTGGTCAAGGAGTTCCACAATTTCATAGAGCAGGACTTCATGG GTCCACCTGGTCTACCAGGCCcccagggagagagaggcgaACATGGACCTGAAGGTCCAGTAGGACCCCCAGGGAGGGTTGGACTTCCAGGCAGAGAGGGCAGGCAGGGACCAATTGGACCCCCAG GTCTCAAAGGTGAACAGG GTCTTGCAGGCTCTGATGCCCATGTGCCAcgcctttctttctctgctgcacTGACTCGCCCGATGAGGAATTCAGGAACCATAGTGTTCAACGAGGTCTTTGTCAATGAAAACAACGTCTACAATCCCAGAACAG GTTATTTTACAGCTCCAGTGAGTGGGAAGTACTTCTTCAGCGGTGTACTTACAGGCCACAAGAACATGAAGATCGAGGCTGTGCTGTCCAAGTCCAACACGGGTGTGGCCCGAGTGGATTCTGCTGGGTATCAGCCTGAAGGCCTGGAGAAGCCCATGGCAGAGGCCAAACACATTCCTGGTGCTCTGGCTGTCTTTAACATCATCCTACCTATGGTAGTAGGAGACACAGTCTGCATCGACCTTGTCGCTGGCAATCTGGCCTACTCCTCTGAACCCTTGACCATCTTCAGTGGAATGCTGCTGTATGAGACCATCTGA